One region of Deferrivibrio essentukiensis genomic DNA includes:
- a CDS encoding amino acid ABC transporter ATP-binding protein, which yields MNEPIIIAENVVKIYPNGVKALKGVSLNVAKGEVVVVIGPSGSGKSTFLRTLNLLETINKGKIIIDGIPLTDKKTNINKVREEVGMVFQQFNLFPHMTALANITLAPMKVRKMNEKEATEIAMNLLEKVGLADRANSYPSQLSGGQQQRIAIARALAMRPKIMLFDEPTSALDPEMIGEVLDVMKTLAKEGMTMVVVTHEMGFAREVADRVVFMDLGEIVETGTPMELFSNPKNDRLKQFLGQIL from the coding sequence ATGAATGAACCTATTATTATTGCAGAAAACGTTGTAAAAATTTATCCAAATGGAGTAAAAGCACTAAAAGGGGTGTCTTTAAATGTTGCCAAAGGAGAGGTTGTAGTTGTTATAGGACCAAGTGGTTCAGGTAAGTCAACATTTTTAAGGACATTAAACCTTCTTGAAACTATTAACAAAGGGAAAATTATAATAGACGGCATCCCTCTTACAGATAAAAAGACAAATATCAATAAAGTTAGAGAAGAGGTTGGAATGGTGTTCCAGCAGTTCAACCTTTTTCCCCACATGACTGCTTTAGCTAATATTACTTTAGCACCTATGAAAGTAAGAAAAATGAACGAAAAGGAAGCTACCGAAATAGCAATGAATCTTTTGGAAAAGGTTGGACTTGCCGACAGAGCAAACAGCTACCCAAGTCAATTATCCGGTGGACAGCAACAGAGAATAGCAATAGCAAGGGCTCTTGCTATGAGGCCAAAGATAATGCTTTTTGATGAGCCTACAAGCGCACTTGACCCAGAAATGATTGGTGAAGTTCTTGACGTTATGAAAACCCTTGCAAAAGAAGGGATGACTATGGTAGTTGTCACTCATGAGATGGGATTTGCACGAGAAGTAGCGGACAGAGTTGTATTTATGGACCTTGGAGAAATTGTTGAAACGGGGACACCTATGGAACTCTTTTCAAATCCTAAAAATGACAGATTGAAGCAATTTTTGGGGCAAATATTATAG